One window of the Candidatus Methanomethylicota archaeon genome contains the following:
- a CDS encoding glycosyltransferase, giving the protein LIIVSKERKSSFGKYLPKYVEIIMNCPYYENCDENITDEKKLEAGNVLTLVYAGAISRDRGLLLISKAIENEGDIRLILAGPVFDDTLRHLLKKSNISYIGLLKADEVLKLERKADIIPILYDPSIPINRIASPNKLFEAMMLGVPVVTNVCRDIVSEANCGLIVEYDVQEVRKAIFQLKNNPFLRKKLGMNGRRAFERRYNWKIMENKLLKLYDYIFHESS; this is encoded by the coding sequence TTTAATAATAGTTTCGAAGGAGCGTAAATCCTCATTTGGCAAATATCTACCTAAATATGTTGAAATAATAATGAACTGCCCATATTATGAGAACTGTGATGAAAATATTACCGATGAGAAAAAACTTGAAGCTGGCAATGTTTTAACTTTGGTATATGCTGGAGCTATCTCGCGTGATAGAGGATTACTTTTAATCAGCAAAGCAATAGAAAACGAGGGAGATATCCGTTTAATTTTAGCCGGACCGGTCTTTGATGATACCTTAAGACATTTACTGAAGAAATCAAATATTTCATACATTGGTTTATTAAAAGCTGATGAAGTTTTAAAGCTCGAAAGAAAAGCCGATATCATACCTATTCTATATGACCCATCAATTCCAATAAACCGTATCGCGAGTCCTAACAAGCTGTTTGAAGCTATGATGTTAGGAGTACCCGTAGTAACTAATGTATGCCGAGATATCGTGAGTGAAGCCAATTGCGGTCTCATCGTAGAATATGATGTTCAAGAAGTAAGAAAAGCGATCTTTCAATTAAAAAATAATCCTTTTCTCAGAAAAAAGCTCGGTATGAATGGGCGACGAGCATTTGAAAGGAGGTACAATTGGAAAATAATGGAGAATAAATTACTAAAATTATATGATTACATTTTCCATGAAAGTAGTTAA